In a genomic window of Cydia fagiglandana chromosome 8, ilCydFagi1.1, whole genome shotgun sequence:
- the LOC134667052 gene encoding uncharacterized protein LOC134667052, producing MRLNFLLFCLSRKRRKLDNFTAEDDTISLDYIELQNMEMESPISSKLKVSQNNDEATSSNILNPRIAQVDDTYRVPSLLEEEDTHELQISFDLEEELPDKTVGRRIVAISNFFTKLQSICNHGPLGCGIQEMQLVGEVKHGHN from the exons ATGCGTCTaaactttttgcttttttgtctTTCTAGGAAAAGACGAAAATTGGATAATTTCACAGCCGAAGATGATACTATATCTTTAGACTACATCGA ACTGCAAAATATGGAAATGGAATCTCCGATTTCATCAAAGTTGAAAGTCAGTCAAAATAACGA TGAGGCGACCAGCTCAAACATTTTGAACCCACGCATTgcacaggtggatgacacttatCGGGTTCCTAGTCTATTAGAGGAAGAAGATACCCATGAG ttacaAATATCGTTCGATTTGGAAGAAGAGCTTCCTGACAAAACCGTCGGTCGAAGAATTGTTGCAAttagtaatttttttacaaaattacaaTCGATTTGCAATCATGGACCCTTAGGATGCGGTATTCAAGAAATGCAGTTGGTTGGAGAAGTAAAACATGGGCAtaattga